One region of Wyeomyia smithii strain HCP4-BCI-WySm-NY-G18 chromosome 3, ASM2978416v1, whole genome shotgun sequence genomic DNA includes:
- the LOC129731364 gene encoding probable maltase — protein sequence MRLLVCAVFFAIGGVLTENDWWKHANFYQIYPRSFKDSDGDGVGDLRGVMEKVGYLKHELGLDAIWLSPIFKSPMADFGYDISDFLDIHEEFGTIADLEALAAECKKQNLKLILDFVPNHSSDEHEFFKKSEAKDPEYADYYVWHPGKLLANGTRVPPSNWISVFRGSAWQWSDKRKEYYLHQFVAKQPDLNYRNQKVVEDMKNVLRFWLGKGVSGFRIDALPYLFETQAVNGVYPDEMKSGDTDDPDNPAYLVHTHTQNLDETFDMVFQWRAVLDEVKAAQNSEDLVLMVEAYTSLANIIRIYGNDQQEGAQVPFNFEVLSYTYKHSTGKDFYDNIKRFLNVLPSNRFANWVLGNHDNKRLASRLGVERADLYNIALNTLPGIAVTYNGEELAMEDVYIPWSETVDPAACNSNPRDFLMYSRDPARTPFHWDATTSAGFSTNPKTWLPVSPYYKQNNYKLQTMAPRSHVKIFKTLLRLRKQRTLREGTFDMKLLNDNLIVYKRELADVSTIVVILNFAKQSQTVNLSEAFDGLPLEFEIVTSSMQTNYVDGSILDRDQVPLPAEAAIVLEGKVTNGV from the exons ATGCGACTTTTAGTGTGCGCtgtattttttgcaatcggTGGTGTTCTGACGGAGAATGATTGGTGGAAACATGCAAACTTTTATCAGATCTATCCACGGTCCTTCAAAGACAGCGATGGCGATGGCGTGGGTGATCTTCGCGGAGTGATGGAAAAAGTTGGCTACCTTAAGCACGAACTGGGCTTAGACGCTATCTGGCTGTCGCCGATATTTAAATCTCCCATGGCAGATTTTGGCTATGatatatctgattttttggatattcacgaagaattcgGAACGATCGCAGATTTGGAGGCCCTCGCTGCGGAGTGTAAAAAGCAAAATTTGAAGcttattttagattttgttcCTAACCACAGCAGTGATGAGCATGAGTTCTTCAAGAAGTCGGAAGCCAAAGATCCGGAATACGCAGATTATTACGTGTGGCACCCGGGTAAGCTATTAGCCAATGGAACGCGCGTTCCACCTTCCAACTGGATTAGTGTTTTTCGTGGCAGTGCCTGGCAGTGGAGTGACAAACGCAAAGAGTACTATCTTCACCAATTTGTAGCCAAACAACCCGATCTGAATTACCGAAATCAGAAAGTGGTTGAAGATATGaaaaatgttctgcggttttgGTTGGGAAAAGGTGTCAGTGGTTTTCGGATTGATGCTTTGCCGTATCTTTTTGAAACCCAAGCGGTTAACGGGGTCTATCCAGATGAAATGAAGAGCGGTGACACGGACGATCCTGATAACCCAGCGTATCTTGTGCACACACATACTCAAAATCTAGATGAAACGTTCGACATGGTGTTCCAGTGGCGAGCTGTGCTCGATGAGGTCAAAGCTGCTCAGAATTCGGAAGATCTGGTACTGATGGTGGAAGCTTACACCTCTTTAGCCAACATTATTAGAATCTACGGAAATGACCAACAGGAAGGAGCCCAAGTACCATTCAATTTCGAAGTCCTGAGCTACACCTATAAGCACAGCACCGGCAAAGACTTTTACGACAACATCAAGCGGTTCTTGAATGTCTTGCCTAGTAACCGCTTTGCAAACTGGGTT CTTGGAAACCACGATAATAAACGCTTGGCTTCTCGCCTGGGTGTAGAGCGGGCAGATTTGTACAACATTGCGCTCAATACCTTACCCGGGATTGCAGTTACGTACAACGGAGAGGAACTCGCCATGGAAGATGTGTACATTCCGTGGAGCGAGACAGTCGATCCAGCTGCGTGTAATTCCAACCCTAGGGACTTTCTGATGTACTCTCGCGACCCGGCAAGAACGCCATTCCACTGGGATGCAACCACCAGTGCAGGTTTCTCCACCAATCCCAAAACCTGGCTGCCGGTGTCACCATACTACAAACAAAACAACTACAAACTTCAAACGATGGCTCCAAGAAGTCatgttaaaatttttaaaacattacTAAGATTACGAAAGCAACGAACACTTCGCGAGGGTACATTCGACATGAAACTGCTGAACGACAATCTGATTGTGTACAAACGGGAACTGGCCGACGTTAGCACCATCgttgtcattttgaatttcgCCAAGCAATCGCAAACCGTTAATCTGTCGGAGGCGTTTGACGGACTGCCACTGGAATTCGAGATCGTAACTTCCTCGATGCAGACAAATTACGTCGATGG CTCGATTCTGGATCGTGACCAAGTGCCGCTCCCCGCGGAAGCCGCCATCGTTTTGGAGGGGAAAGTGACAAATGGAGTGTGA